gcatttttcaattttaactgttggttaaattttctccaaaataaaACGTCACACCCACTTTCTAACCAAGCAGCATCTTCGAACTCCGCACACTCCATCTGATTGGTTTaaaagtgggcggggcgaATCGCTTATTGGTCACAGTCATTATTTTGAAGGGAATTCAAATTgggaggtttttttttttaggaaaaatatctttaaaacgtgtagaacttaaatttttgaattaaaaattgcgcAACTATAAAAAATCGCACCTATTAGTACAACTCGTCACCCTTTTCATATTACTACCGCTTTTACTAAAACCTAAATAATTTATGAAATGACCAAATGAGACGGACAAAAATTGGCTTCTGGACCTTCTCGGcctctgttttttttgaaaatcctttttcagtagtaaaaacaatttttaaatagagtGATGTCGTGGGAAAATAGTTTTGGCTCTTCGAGcacctaaaaataaataaataaaataaattattgttttgtGCGAGAGGGCTTCTATATTTAGATGTTCCCGGAGCTTTTTacgggaaaaaaatgaattcattcAGGAAATTCACAGCttgggaaattgaaaagatttgCGAGttaaaaagaggaaaaaaaacgaaattggTTCCGTGTggttccaaaaataaattgcctGAAATAACTCGAACATGGCAataattttgtggttttttttgtgaattttttggcgAGGGTTTGAGAAcgaaaattgcgattttccataaaaaaataaatttcatgcTCAATGAGCACAAGGTGCCAGGCACTAATATGCACGTTTGCAAACAAAcccgaaaaaagtttcatcaTAAAAAACTGCTCATTTGTATCAAGTTTCCATATAGAGGAGGAGGTGGATTAATAAAGTAGTCTACGAAAAAGGAGTATTATTTTCAAAGCTCtttgagatttaaaaaaataaaatggagGAACTTTATTATGTTAAAACTAGGCGTTAAAACGCCTGTCTGCCTGCCTGACATTGAAGCGACCTCCACCTGCCTTTCGCCTAAATCCGCGcctttttctaaaacatacggtaatttttttttacatttcttaatttaattttcatcaaattgcTAACAaagagaaaattagaaatttgtaaattcacgaaaaattaaacaaagaCGCTAAAGGCCGGCGTGAGGCAGGCATGTTTCAGGCAGGCATCCGGTCCTGAAACCGTGCCTGCCTATCATGGAAGTCCTACACTCAAGTAGtacagaaaattctaaatggaaatttttgaaaacctctaAAAACTCGGTGCACAACACAACTAAAAtagaatgaaatttcaaaagtagaGCAACCCCCCTGCGAATAAATAATTCAGGTAAATAATGGACCAAAAAAGGTCACACATTCGTATAGAAAAGGTTGTCTAGAACTCGTAGATCACAATTAAAAATcctgaaatcaattttttttaattgtgaaaatagGATAATTCAACATTTATATAAGTTAAAGTAAATAAATAACTTGTTTCTTTTCTGGAATTGAGAATATCAATAAATACACGAAAAAAGTGGAGCGAGTTGATGGGGAAAAGAGGGGAACATTTtgaataggaaaaaaatggaacaacCGAAAGTTAAACAACTAGAACAACATGGTGTGTTTGGCttgtgaaatgaaaaatgataaatttgaaaggagcagggaaaatatttttaaaaatgaataactaGTGGGAAACTTATTTACGTTTTCTATGATGATTATCAGCGGTTGGAGCAAATGTGTTGCGAGCCCAGTCGATAAAGGTTCCGAGCAGCTCCAGAACGCGGTTCTGGAATAATTGGTTCAATATAATAATAAGTAGACCTTCccaatttaaacaaaaaacctgACTCCTTAATAGGCAACCTATACCTACTTTTTGCCTGCTTATAAAAACAgtacattcaattttttctaatttcaaaagtcGCCTTTCATCATACTAATTGACACGAGAATGTAGTTATATACCAAACTTCAcgcaagtttttggaaaaaaatggtaGGCAGATAGGTAGATGTgtaggcaaaccggcaagcaggcatgaggtaggcaTAACATATATAGGTAAATCCTAACAATAATTGTACTCCAAAATGTTCTATAGATAAAGGTAGGTTTGCAAGATagttaaagttgaaaaacggATTTCCATGTAAACACCAAAACGCCTGcctatgcctgcctactgGCTGCctactggtttttttttaaattcgcaTTCCCTAAAAATAATTGACACGTCTTAATAAGCAATACACCAAACAAAGTAGTTAACactaaattgcaaaaaaaggcGGTAGGCAGACGCGTAGGCTTGTAGGCATGAGGGaggcaggtaggcacgtaCGAACCTTTAAGTTTAAGTCTTAAAATTGCATGCTAgacatatttttgcaaaataataaGGCGAATTTTcatgtaggcacaaaaatgCTTGCCTCCCTTCAAGGTGACATATGCCTACTTTGTGTCTGCCTACTGACAAATTACTTTTACatactaatttttattttataaatatcaTTTACAACAgcttttaatgtttcaaaaacccCCGAATACCTGATTGAAAAAGACCAGAGCAAGTGTGACAAAGAATGGCAATGAGAGGAATGTTCCAACGCTGATATCCACGTCATTGGCTCGCTTCGATGACGTCAGAGGGACACGGGCGACCTTCATCGCTTGATCAGCCACAACTCGGACAGTTTTGGCGGCGAATGCCTGTGGAGGTTTCTCAGCTTCAACACGAATCGCATATTCAACTCCATCTCTTGGAAGATTCACGAGATAATGAAGATGTTGTGGAGCAACGACGCTCGCCACTTGGACATGATCATTGTTGTTCTTGGTGATCACAACTCGAACCGACTGGATTTCTGGCAGCGTGTCCATTCCGATTTCCACAGCAATGTCGGTAGTCTTAGCGGTGATTGTGGCCATGAACTCGAGTCCCTTCACATCCTCCGCTGTCATCGACACGGTGAAGCTTCGTGGGAAGCTGTGTGGAGCTGGAGATCCATCGGCATAGGATTTAGCATGCACTTGGTATTCACAATCCGGGAGAAGCCCACGGATACGGTAGGTACCATCTTCCTTGGTGGTGGCTTCAGACTGATGAAGATCACAACCTTCGGAAAGAGCCTCAATGATCACATCCTTCATCGCATCTCCAGacatttctctcatttttccatAGGCACTGAATGACACCCGTTTTCCCTTGAGCACAACATTCTCGTGTTGTCCTTCCTTGACAACAATGGTGGATGTTGACGGTGAGAACTTGTATTCCTGAAGGATTGCTCGAACAAAATACTCTCCTGGAGCCAATGCTACATAGTTCTTGTGAGCCGTCTCGTCGAGGACATTATTTGATCGATAGTCAGATCCAGCACCTTTTCCACCGACCAAAGACAAAAGAACTCCATCGAGTGGAGCATTGGTGACTTCATCAACGACTTTGATGGATAGCTGGGAGAGTTTTACGGATTGGAAGTGTCCTGGAGTGGATGTTGGAGTGAATTTGAATCCATCGAGGGTGGCGGTAATGTCATAATCCTCAACACGTTTGACTGGTccgattctgaaaatttacagcgTTAGGGAAAAGGTTACAGTTGCAAAATTCTCACTTGAATGCTCCATCCTTATTGGAAATCGCTTCGATGACCACATCCTTGTCCTTCTTGAGAACCGCCTTCACCACAGCCTTCTCCACAGCTGGTTTGATAGATCCGTCGAGGAAAATTCCGCGGAACGAGTTGAACTTGACAGCGTTTTCAATACACTTTCCAGTTACAGTAACACTTTTTGATGTTGGCTCGAAGAGACGAAGCTTCGAAGATGGGACGATCACCAACTGTTCTCCAGATGACGCCAGTGGCTCCTCAAAAGTGAACCGCCCGTTATCCAAGGCAGGAACTTGAATTTCACGATCTCCAGCGCTAGACTTGATTCGAATCGAGACGGCCGCATTTTTGTCGTTCTCCAAATCAATAGTTCCAGAGATTCGTGCAGCCACCGCCTTTTCCTTGTGAACTCCATCAAATGGAACTGTCAACTTGAACTGTTGCCTCTCGAATTTGTAGCAAGATCCGAGGGAAACATCGTAGACACCAGAAGTTGGGACACAAATCGAAATGACTTCTCCGCCTTTTGTGGAGGTTTTTCCATTTAGTTGCTTCTTGTCAGCGTTGGACCATTCCTGGAAAacaaatacatatttttttaaagaaatgaaTTGAAGTAACTGTGCGTTGTATTAAAACTTAAATCAGAAATAAGACGTCAGATGTGCATATTTGATGATGATCATCGCCTAGACTAGAATTCCAAACCTAATGTGGTATACTTTATGAGTAGTGTTAGGGTATAGCAGGCGCACCCGGCATCTCAGGCTCCCCAAGCCTGAGTGCAGCAATAAGGCTCTATGATCCCCCAGCTCCGTGAGCCACGTCTTGGCTGAGAGTTGAGTTGGCTTGAAGAGTTGACTCTTTGGCTCAAAGAGTTGGCTTGAAAAGTTGGCTCACGGAGCAGGCTGGCACAGCTAGCTCGCGGAGCTGGAGGATCATAGAACCTTATTACTGCACTCGGGCTCGGGGAGCCTGAGTTGCCAGAGGAAGCCTGCTACACCCGAACACTTCTTTCCgatctttttttaaagttatttttttcttaactgAAAAATCCCTTACAATTTCTGCCGGATGCGAGATCTCAATCTGAGCTGCAAATCCATTCTGCTTGAAGTGAATCGTCGGTTGAGTATTGCTCTGCTCCACAACCAAAGTCATCTCCGATTTCTCCCAGCATCCTCTTCCATTATCATCCAATCGTGCACTATAGGTTCCTGGTCCGATATTCTCAAATGTGAAGACATCGGTTCCTTTGACACTTCTCACCAGAGTCTGACCGGGAAGGAATAAGGA
This is a stretch of genomic DNA from Caenorhabditis elegans chromosome V. It encodes these proteins:
- the nra-4 gene encoding Nicotinic receptor-associated protein 4 (Confirmed by transcript evidence) — its product is MGSLPLILLSLLLPGALANVYSCAGSVKSTSPVDYSQLKVRLLTLEGHMKHEEEVNPSNGYFMIPVYNKGHYTLKVSAPAGYYFEPDSIEIKIDGKTDACSLNEDLVFHLTGFSVRGTVDGAAAGLPLVLTENGKQIAETKTEDGGKYEMRAPPGKYEVSTGAGASECISKGKTSVEVKNAPVVVTPNFKISGYQLEVHTRTESMNPFVDAVMTLYATSSIDLPNIKCVGSEGSLNVPSTHNVKCSIGKTDPRGRLSVACVPSGEYYLAASHVNGPKSINFSPNPQKVVVSQAASEARFVAQSATGRVRVTSKDLPLSGVEVLVNEKSGGKTDSQGYLKIENLKEDEHTTITAKAPNTQFSTVHANVKFPKVEIQDVTVQKFDICGQVEKSENGVLGKLTFTRKDDKRSLEIQPKADGSFCQPVSPGLFTIEPTDKTSSLTPRLLEVEVLKNAVTNLRFTHFKTNANVHLSCIGACPTATVSLFLPGQTLVRSVKGTDVFTFENIGPGTYSARLDDNGRGCWEKSEMTLVVEQSNTQPTIHFKQNGFAAQIEISHPAEIEWSNADKKQLNGKTSTKGGEVISICVPTSGVYDVSLGSCYKFERQQFKLTVPFDGVHKEKAVAARISGTIDLENDKNAAVSIRIKSSAGDREIQVPALDNGRFTFEEPLASSGEQLVIVPSSKLRLFEPTSKSVTVTGKCIENAVKFNSFRGIFLDGSIKPAVEKAVVKAVLKKDKDVVIEAISNKDGAFKIGPVKRVEDYDITATLDGFKFTPTSTPGHFQSVKLSQLSIKVVDEVTNAPLDGVLLSLVGGKGAGSDYRSNNVLDETAHKNYVALAPGEYFVRAILQEYKFSPSTSTIVVKEGQHENVVLKGKRVSFSAYGKMREMSGDAMKDVIIEALSEGCDLHQSEATTKEDGTYRIRGLLPDCEYQVHAKSYADGSPAPHSFPRSFTVSMTAEDVKGLEFMATITAKTTDIAVEIGMDTLPEIQSVRVVITKNNNDHVQVASVVAPQHLHYLVNLPRDGVEYAIRVEAEKPPQAFAAKTVRVVADQAMKVARVPLTSSKRANDVDISVGTFLSLPFFVTLALVFFNQNRVLELLGTFIDWARNTFAPTADNHHRKRK
- the nra-4 gene encoding Nicotinic receptor-associated protein 4 (Partially confirmed by transcript evidence); this encodes MGSLPLILLSLLLPGALANVYSCAGSVKSTSPVDYSQLKLQVRLLTLEGHMKHEEEVNPSNGYFMIPVYNKGHYTLKVSAPAGYYFEPDSIEIKIDGKTDACSLNEDLVFHLTGFSVRGTVDGAAAGLPLVLTENGKQIAETKTEDGGKYEMRAPPGKYEVSTGAGASECISKGKTSVEVKNAPVVVTPNFKISGYQLEVHTRTESMNPFVDAVMTLYATSSIDLPNIKCVGSEGSLNVPSTHNVKCSIGKTDPRGRLSVACVPSGEYYLAASHVNGPKSINFSPNPQKVVVSQAASEARFVAQSATGRVRVTSKDLPLSGVEVLVNEKSGGKTDSQGYLKIENLKEDEHTTITAKAPNTQFSTVHANVKFPKVEIQDVTVQKFDICGQVEKSENGVLGKLTFTRKDDKRSLEIQPKADGSFCQPVSPGLFTIEPTDKTSSLTPRLLEVEVLKNAVTNLRFTHFKTNANVHLSCIGACPTATVSLFLPGQTLVRSVKGTDVFTFENIGPGTYSARLDDNGRGCWEKSEMTLVVEQSNTQPTIHFKQNGFAAQIEISHPAEIEWSNADKKQLNGKTSTKGGEVISICVPTSGVYDVSLGSCYKFERQQFKLTVPFDGVHKEKAVAARISGTIDLENDKNAAVSIRIKSSAGDREIQVPALDNGRFTFEEPLASSGEQLVIVPSSKLRLFEPTSKSVTVTGKCIENAVKFNSFRGIFLDGSIKPAVEKAVVKAVLKKDKDVVIEAISNKDGAFKIGPVKRVEDYDITATLDGFKFTPTSTPGHFQSVKLSQLSIKVVDEVTNAPLDGVLLSLVGGKGAGSDYRSNNVLDETAHKNYVALAPGEYFVRAILQEYKFSPSTSTIVVKEGQHENVVLKGKRVSFSAYGKMREMSGDAMKDVIIEALSEGCDLHQSEATTKEDGTYRIRGLLPDCEYQVHAKSYADGSPAPHSFPRSFTVSMTAEDVKGLEFMATITAKTTDIAVEIGMDTLPEIQSVRVVITKNNNDHVQVASVVAPQHLHYLVNLPRDGVEYAIRVEAEKPPQAFAAKTVRVVADQAMKVARVPLTSSKRANDVDISVGTFLSLPFFVTLALVFFNQNRVLELLGTFIDWARNTFAPTADNHHRKRK